One window of Nicotiana tomentosiformis chromosome 11, ASM39032v3, whole genome shotgun sequence genomic DNA carries:
- the LOC104101008 gene encoding uncharacterized protein produces the protein MAEISEAEGDREVPICPSIPSGEQTVWADASSLLHLACNDLRDGELMHGGNFNLFAAMSALEIMDPKMDSGMVRTYYSVDEAIEYGAAPIPLSFDKTVDVQRTIDIMDHLLACEATWHKGCSLAQTVFSCLYLLRPDITSSHALLHSYCNVIRATCNAVVSTVSDTRTNEEEDLFTMTHGLPLKVDGDDKCLTMLHAVEETIARQLRACKSTLSRKRVTEDIEPLQNNPDLEEGFCKALLCRLRFRKHLYHVVTNMKRPQGRGLELAKKHIACCFQELDSTSESVEFLRSTVAQGTLEDGTENETTASGCQPIGFDSTLNSRLSAPTPPRAIQTIRWKKAVEYFQKLLHELEIICSYNMDPVFEGVLRFVVEFQKFQPELVARAHLQHLLIQDAKLYGRDPVFAVICKASLLPEVAKNHDIQKNETLVQLGQLLITFLRVLCTNISWQRRKLGKILQDWRIIHVQLELAFRKEFGDILTTSSNENICMKICRHILIWVEEQTYWIASRFLMLGFELDLYSAGEYCMVYWYMYIILIKLAEKTHMRTMTNNEISKRKGKKKRDFVKDGGKDYQLPPSILFLQCHVYLAEGLTMMLAALRNERQIYLSTGPFNSEHERFVQHFELLLKACLPDHVSYYSFQETTAHARLSNLSMYNCFKEAQRSAKDLRSSFSNDPDKMSELRRIEQVAEHNSVALGLISRLGTLDPSLKVQFEFSHHPFFATAVVKRS, from the exons ATGGCTGAAATTTCTGAAGCTGAAGGAGATAGAGAAGTACCAATTTGCCCTTCAATCCCTTCCGGTGAACAAACTGTTTGGGCTGATGCTTCCTCCCTTCTACACCTTGCCTGCAATG ATCTTCGAGATGGAGAGCTCATGCACGGGGGGAATTTTAATCTTTTTGCTGCCATGTCTGCGTTAGAG ATAATGGACCCAAAGATGGATTCTGGCATGGTTCGTACATACTATTCAGTAGATGAAGCTATTGAATATGGTGCTGCTCCTATTCCTTTGAGTTTTGACAAAACAGTTGATGTTCAACGTACCATTGATATTATGGATCATCTTCTTGCTTGTGAG GCAACATGGCATAAGGGTTGTTCACTGGCTCAAACTGTTTTTTCTTGCTTATACCTTTTGAGGCCTGATATAACGTCATCCCATGCACTACTACATTCATATTGCAACGTCATTCGTGCAACCTGCAATGCGGTGGTTTCCACAGTCTCAGATACACGTACAAATGAA GAAGAAGATCTCTTCACTATGACACATGGCCTTCCTCTAAAGGTGGATGGAGATGACAAATGTTTAACAATGCTACATGCAGTTGAAGAAACAATTGCTCGTCAACTACGGGCTTGTAAATCTACATTGTCTAGGAAGAGAGTTACAGAAG ATATAGAACCATTACAAAATAACCCTGATTTGGAGGAAGGATTCTGCAAAGCTTTGTTATGCCGATTACGTTTTCGTAAG CACTTGTACCATGTTGTGACAAATATGAAGAGACCACAAGGCAGAGGCTTGGAATTGGCAAAGAAACATATTGCTTGTTGCTTTCAAGAGTTGGATTCCACGAGTGAATCAGTAGAATTCTTGAGGTCTACCGTTGCACAAGGAACACTGGAAGATGGAACAGAAAATGAAACAACTGCTTCAGGTTGTCAACCTATCGGGTTTGATTCTACTTTAAACAGTAGATTGTCAGCTCCAACTCCACCTCGTGCTATCCAGACAATTAGGTGGAAGAAG GCAGTTGAATATTTCCAAAAGCTTCTTCATGAGCTAGAGATCATATGTTCCTACAATATGGATCCAGTCTTTGAAGGTGTTTTACGATTTGTGGTCGAGTTTCAAAAGTTTCAACCGGAATTGGTTGCTAGAGCTCATCTCCAG CATTTGCTGATTCAAGATGCAAAGCTCTATGGGCGTGATCCTGTCTTTGCTGTGATTTGTAAAGCTTCTTTGTTACCTGAGGTGGCGAAGAACCATGATATTCAGAAGAATGAAACTCTTGTACAACTTGGGCAG TTATTGATCACTTTTCTTCGAGTTCTTTGTACAAATATTTCCTGGCAAAGGCGTAAACTTGGAAAGATTTTGCAAGATTGGCGTATCATACACGTACAG CTGGAACTGGCTTTTAGGAAAGAGTTTGGAGATATCTTAACCACTTCAAGTAACGAG AATATTTGTATGAAGATATGCAGACACATTCTCATATGGGTTGAGGAGCAAACATACTGGATAGCTTCCCGTTTCCTGATGTTGGGCTTTGAATTAGACTTGTATTCCGCTGGTGAATATTGTATGGTCTACTGGTACATGTATATTATCCTGATCAAGCTTGCGGAGAAAACACATATGCGGACGATGACAaacaatgaaatca GTAAAAGGAAAGGGAAGAAGAAAAGAGATTTTGTAAAAGATGGAGGAAAAGATTATCAACTTCCACCTTCAATTTTGTTTCTTCAGTGCCATGTATATCTTGCTGAAGGTCTTACCATG ATGCTGGCAGCTTTAAGGAATGAACGGCAAATCTATCTGAGTACAGGACCTTTCAACAGTGAGCATGAG AGGTTTGTCCAGCACTTTGAGTTGCTTCTAAAAGCTTGCCTGCCCGATCATGTCTCCTATTATTCATTCCAGGAGACGACTGCTCATGCTCGGCTATCG AATTTATCTATGTACAACTGCTTCAAAGAAGCTCAGAGAAGTGCAAAGGATCTAAGGAGCAGTTTCTCTAATGATCCAGATAAAATGTCAGAGCTTCGTCGTATAGAACAAGTAGCAGAACATAACAGTGTTGCTCTTGGTCTTATATCCCGGCTAGGAACTCTTGACCCGTCGCTTAAGGTTCAATTCGAGTTCAGCCACCACCCTTTCTTTGCTACCGCAGTAGTGAAGAGATCTTGA